The Acidimicrobiales bacterium genomic interval CGGCGTGCCGCCCAACCAGGTGCTGATCGGCCTCGCCCTGTTTCTCACCCTGTTCGTGATGGGCCCGGTGTTCTCCGCCGTCAACCACGACGCCGTGCAGCCCTACATGAAGGGCGAGATCACCCAGAGCCAGGCCTTCGACAAGGGCATGAAGCCCATGCGCGAGTTCATGCTCAAGCAGACGCGCGAGAAGGACATCGCGATGTTCGTGAAGCTGTCCGGCGCGCCGCGGCCGAAGAAGCCGGCAGATCTCGCCACGACGACGCTCATCCCCGCCTTCGTGATCTCAGAGCTGCGGGCCGCCTTCATCATCGGCTTCGTGATCTTCATCCCGTTCCTGGTCATCGACATGGTCGTGTCCGCGACGTTGATGTCCATGGGCATGGTGATGCTGCCGCCGGTGCTCATTTCGTTGCCGTTCAAGTTGTTGCTGTTCGTCGTCATGGACGGATGGCTGCTCGTCGTCCAATCGCTCGTGAAGAGCTTCGTGAGATAGGCCCCCAATGACCGAGACCGAAGTCCTCCACATCGCCCAGCAGGCGATCCTGATCACCTTCAAGCTCTCCGCGCCGATCCTGATGGTGAGCCTCGCCATCGGCGTGGCCATCTCGCTGTTCCAGGCGGTGACGTCGGTGCAGGAGATGACGCTGTCGTTCGTACCCAAACTCGCCGGAATCGCCCTCGTCATCGTCGTGAGCGGCGCCTGGATGCTCCAGCAGTTGGTGGCGTACTCCACCGAACTCTTCGGGATGATCCCCCGACTCGTCCACGGCGGCTAGCTGCGGTGACGCTCGACTCCGCGGTCGTCGCGGCGTTCGTGCTCGTCCTCGCCCGTACCTCGGCGTGGGTCGTGACCGCGCCGATCATGGCGGGCAAGGCGATCCCGTCGCTCGCCAAACTGGCGGTCGCGATCTCGCTGTCGCTGTTCGTGGTGCCCCAGGTGCACCCGGCGAGCGTCCCGTCAGAACCGATCCTCTTCGCCGGCGTCGCCGTCGGTCAGGTCCTGATCGGCCTCGCCCTCGGCTGGGTGACCGGCCTGTTCTTCAACGCCTTCGAAATGGCGGGCTCGATGATCGACGCCGCCAGCGGCTTCTCCATCGGCGCCATCTTCGACCCGATCACCGGCAGCCAGGCGTCGATCTACGCCCGCTTCAACCAGATGCTGT includes:
- the fliQ gene encoding flagellar biosynthesis protein FliQ; the protein is MTETEVLHIAQQAILITFKLSAPILMVSLAIGVAISLFQAVTSVQEMTLSFVPKLAGIALVIVVSGAWMLQQLVAYSTELFGMIPRLVHGG
- a CDS encoding flagellar biosynthetic protein FliR, which gives rise to MTLDSAVVAAFVLVLARTSAWVVTAPIMAGKAIPSLAKLAVAISLSLFVVPQVHPASVPSEPILFAGVAVGQVLIGLALGWVTGLFFNAFEMAGSMIDAASGFSIGAIFDPITGSQASIYARFNQMLFMALLFVTNAHLTLVAGFLRSFKALPADKFPVLGISTPGALGTAVSQLMVSALEIGAPILGALFLTEVALAIAARFAPQANIFSLGLPLKVMVSVLAMGTALVLIPPHLPGLLDSGMSLANDLFKH
- the fliP gene encoding flagellar type III secretion system pore protein FliP (The bacterial flagellar biogenesis protein FliP forms a type III secretion system (T3SS)-type pore required for flagellar assembly.) — encoded protein: MTTPTIPTPAAPTAPTPGATGVSLNLGNSKTGTSAASSPLTIVLLLTLVSIVPALLILMTSFTRIVIVLGLTRNALNLNGVPPNQVLIGLALFLTLFVMGPVFSAVNHDAVQPYMKGEITQSQAFDKGMKPMREFMLKQTREKDIAMFVKLSGAPRPKKPADLATTTLIPAFVISELRAAFIIGFVIFIPFLVIDMVVSATLMSMGMVMLPPVLISLPFKLLLFVVMDGWLLVVQSLVKSFVR